One Anoplopoma fimbria isolate UVic2021 breed Golden Eagle Sablefish chromosome 21, Afim_UVic_2022, whole genome shotgun sequence DNA segment encodes these proteins:
- the pfkpa gene encoding ATP-dependent 6-phosphofructokinase, platelet type isoform X4, whose protein sequence is MAQPESKKIFFENLSGAGKAIAVLTSGGDAQGMNAAVRAVVRMGLYVGAKVYFIHEGYQGMVDGGENIEEATWESVSSMLQVGGTVIGSARCKEFRSHEGRLKAAHNLVQQGITNLCVIGGDGSLTGANLFREEWSGLLSELVEQGLIEADAVQKYSALHIVGMVGSIDNDFCGTDMTIGTDSALHRIIEVVDAIMTTAQSHQRTFVLEVMGRHCGYLALVSALACGADWVLIPEMPPEDGWEDKMCEKLSATRSRGTRLNIIIVAEGAIDRHGKPITSGLVKDLVVKCLGFDTRVTILGHVQRGGTPSAFDRILASRMGVEAVLALLETTANTPACVVSLCGNQSVRLPLMECVQMTQEVQRAMDGKRFEEAVKLRGRSFENNLRTYKLLAHRKPESELPISNFNVAVLNVGAPAAGMNAAVRSAVRVGISEGHKMFAVSDGFEGFSKGQIKEIKWADVGGWTGQGGSLLGTKRTLPAKYVDKIAEQMRQHNINALLIVGGFEAFLSLLELLTARGKYDEFCVPMVMVPATVSNNVPGSDLSIGADTALNAITATCDRIKQSASGTKRRVFIIETMGGYCGYLASVGGLAAGADAAYIYEEPFDIRDLQANVEHLTEKMKTSIQRGLVLRNENCNENYTTDFIYQLYSEEGRGVFDSRKNVLGHMQQGGAPSPFDRNFGTKISAKAMQWVTKKLVETFRQGRVFANTEDTCCLLGMRRRALVFQPVVQLKGETDFVHRIPKEQWWLKLRPLMKILAKYKTSYDVSDSGQLEHVVRNRPKESDASVAM, encoded by the exons ATGGCGCAGCCAGAAAGCAAGAAAATATTCTTTGAGAACCTGTCGGGAGCGGGAAAAGCCATTGCGGTGCTCACGAGCGGAGGGGATGCTCAAG ggatgAATGCTGCTGTACGTGCCGTGGTTCGAATGGGGTTATATGTGGGAGCAAAAGTTTATTTCATTCATGAG ggATATCAGGGTATGGTGGACGGTGGAGAGAACATAGAGGAAGCCACATGGGAAAGTGTCTCCAGCATGCTGCAAGTG GGTGGGACTGTTATCGGCAGTGCTCGCTGTAAGGAGTTTCGCAGCCACGAGGGACGCCTGAAGGCCGCTCACAACCTGGTGCAGCAAGGCATCACCAACCTGTGCGTGATCGGTGGAGATGGCAGTCTGACGGGAGCCAACCTCTTCAGGGAGGAATGGAGTGGGCTGCTGTCGGAGTTGGTGGAGCAAG GCTTGATCGAGGCTGATGCCGTCCAGAAGTATTCGGCCCTGCACATCGTAGGGATGGTTGGCTCCATCGATAACGACTTCTGTGGGACCGACATGACAATCGGCACCGACTCGGCTCTGCACAGAATCATCGAAGTGGTAGACGCAATTATGACAACTGCACAGAG TCACCAGAGAACATTTGTGTTAGAGGTCATGGGCAGACACTGTGG CTACCTGGCCTTGGTGAGCGCCCTGGCTTGTGGGGCAGACTGGGTGTTGATCCCTGAGATGCCCCCAGAGGACGGCTGGGAGGACAAGATGTGTGAAAAGCTGTCTGCG ACCCGTTCCAGGGGCACAAGGCTGAACATAATCATAGTTGCAGAGGGAGCCATTGACAGGCATGGGAAGCCTATAACTTCTGGTTTAGTCAAGGAT CTCGTCGTCAAATGCTTGGGTTTCGACACGCGAGTGACAATCCTGGGGCATGTTCAGAGAGGAGGGACCCCCTCTGCTTTTGACCGCATCCTG GCCAGTCGGATGGGTGTGGAGGCTGTTCTTGCACTTCTGGAGACCACAGCTAACACGCCAGCCTGTGTGGTCTCTCTGTGCGGTAACCAATCGGTGCGCCTGCCTCTGATGGAGTGTGTACAGATG ACTCAAGAGGTCCAGAGGGCCATGGACGGGAAGCGGTTTGAGGAGGCTGTCAAGCTCCGGGGCAG GAGTTTTGAAAACAACCTGAGGACTTACAAACTGCTGGCTCATCGTAAACCAGAATCCGAACTGCCAATT AGCAACTTCAACGTGGCGGTGTTGAATGTCGGTGCCCCTGCAGCGGGCATGAATGCCGCCGTGCGTTCCGCCGTCAGGGTGGGCATCTCCGAGGGGCACAAGATGTTTGCTGTCAGTGATGGGTTTGAGGGATTCTCCAAAGGACAG ATTAAGGAGATTAAATGGGCTGATGTCGGAGGATGGACGGGACAAGGTGGATCTCTGCTGGGAACCAAAAG AACACTTCCTGCaaagtatgttgataaaattgCCGAGCAGATGCGACAGCACAACATTAATGCTCTGCTAATTGTTGGTGGATTTGAG GCCTTCCTGTCACTGCTGGAATTGTTAACGGCGCGCGGGAAATATGACGAGTTCTGTGTGCCCATGGTCATGGTCCCAGCCACGGTCTCCAACAATGTGCCGGGCTCAGACCTCAGCATTGGCGCTGACACGGCTCTGAACGCCATCACCGCT ACTTGTGACCGCATCAAGCAGTCAGCCAGCGGGACCAAGAGGCGCGTGTTCATCATTGAGACCATGGGAGGCTACTGCGGCTACCTGGCCAGTGTGGGAGGCCTGGCTGCCGGGGCCGACGCTGCCTACATATACGAGGAGCCGTTTGACATCAGGGACCTGCAG GCCAACGTTGAGCATTTGACCGAGAAAATGAAGACCAGCATTCAAAGAGGACTGGTCCTCAG gaatgAGAACTGTAATGAGAACTACACCACAGACTTTATCTACCAGCTGTACTCTGAAGAAGGGAGGGGGGTGTTCGACTCCAGGAAGAACGTCCTGGGACACATGCAGCAG GGAGGAGCGCCGTCTCCGTTCGACCGTAACTTCGGCACCAAGATCTCGGCCAAGGCGATGCAGTGGGTCACCAAAAAGCTGGTGGAGACATTCAGACAGG GCCGAGTGTTCGCTAACACCGAGGACACCTGCTGCCTGCTGGGGATGCGACGCAGGGCTCTGGTCTTCCAGCCCGTTGTACAACTCAAGGGCGAGACCGACTTTGT TCACAGGATCCCCAAGGAGCAGTGGTGGTTGAAGCTGCGTCCTCTGATGAAGATCCTGGCTAAGTACAAGACGAGCTATGACGTGTCAGACTCCGGACAGCTGGAGCACGTCGTGCGCAACCGGCCCAAAGAGTCGGACGCTTCGGTCGCCATGTGA